The candidate division WOR-3 bacterium genome includes the window AAGGCAAGCAGGCAGAAAAAGACCTCTAAATTGGTCGTCAAAAGCATGGTATCAAAATACAAGAACATGCCATACATACATCCCAATAATGCGGCGAGGATGCCGACCTTTCGAGAAAAGAGCATGCTACCTAAGAGATAAATGATAACGCAGGAAAGCGCACCGATGATGGTGCCGATTAGTCTCGATATATAATATCCGTGACCAAAAACAGCATAGGTCAACCCGAGGAAATAGGGATACGCAGGAGCACGATAGAATGGAGCTCTCCCGAAGATATTGCCTTCCGCTATTTCCTGTCCCCACTCGTCATGATATTTCTCGTCCATTATGGGATCGTTGAAAAAGGGATTATTCTTGATTGATTCCAGATGTGCTATACGTATGCTGAAGGCAATTACAAAGATACCTATACATATCAACAAAGCCCTGCTACGCAATGGATTCACAAATTATTATATAAGCAGTAATTGCGATTGTCAAGCGGAGCACGTGCTGATTGAAAATTCAAAGAAAATGACCACCCGTCTCACTTGACTAGGATTCTTGAGCGTATATTATTATTGTAGGTGCATATGACCGAGGATATTGAGTTTATAGAAATCCTACAGACCACTGACCCGACCGAGATCGAGGTCATCAAAAGCATACTCAAGAACGCGGACATCAAGTATTATTTCAAGGGACAGGCATTAGGCAGGATATTCCCGACTATGAACAAACCCGTCCGCTTAATGGTTGAAAAAGAAAGATTTGAAGAGGCAAAGGAATTGTTGAAAGGTCATGGCACAGAATAGTTTCGTACTGCTCGATAAGGTCTGGCAGAAGGGCAAGGAATTTCTCGGTGTTAAAAAGCCAATAATTTCCGGTGGAATGACATGGCTCAGCGACCATAAACTGGCAAAGGCAGTCAGTGATTGCGGAGCGTTTCCGGTAATCGCAGCCGGTAACATGACTCCAGAAGAGCTGGAACATGAAATAGACGCATGTGTGAAGACCTTAAAGACCCCTTTTGCAGTCAATTTGATAACGATAGCACCCAATTACCGTGCACACTGTGACCTAATACTAAATAAGAACGTCCAATATGTCATATTTGCCGGTAGCTTCCCCCGCAAAATAGACATTCGAGAGATGAAAAAACAGGGCATAAAGACGCTGTCTTTTGCGTCTGAACGAACGATCGCCGCAAGGCAAATTGATTATGGTGTAGATGCATTGATCCTCGAGGGCAGTGAAGCCGGCGGCCACATCGGCTACGTGTCTCTGATAATCCTGCTGCAGCAGGTCCTGTTCCAATTCCGTGATTTTCCGATATTCGTGGCCGGTGGTCTTGCAGATGGTCGTCTCATGGCTTATTTGCTGCTTATGGGCGCTTATGGCTGCCAGTTTGGCTCGTTATTCGTCTGCAGCGATGAGTGCAATGCCCATCCCAAATTCAAGGAGGCGTTCATCCGCGCGCGGGCGCGGCAAGCGATGGCAACTCCGCAGTATGATTCGCGCCTACCAGTTGTTGCGGTCAGAGCGATCAAGAACCGGGCTACGGATGAATTCGGCAAATTGCAGTACAGTCTATTGCAGCAGCTGGAAAAAGGGGAAATCACCCGGGACAAGGCTCAATATGAAGTGGAGAAGTTCTGGGTGGGTAGTCTACGCAAAGCCGTGATCGATGGAGATGTTGATTTTGGTTCTCTGATGGCCGGTCAGAGCGTTGGTTTGATAAACGAGATAAAGCCTATTCGAGAAATAATCGAAAGGCTAATGCAGGATGCAGAGGGTGAACTGCAGAGGCTCGCTACTCTATTCGATAGATTCAAGTAAGAATAGTCAAATACCACGGAATATTTTTATACATGCTACTTGCTTCTTTTGTATGAACGATTATAATCGAATGGAGGAATATTATGAAGAACCATAAGTTACGTAAATTACACAGAATTTATCCATTGACGTTATGCCTTTTCATGTTAGTAAACCTGGTTGCAGCAGATGACTGGACCGTGGGTGTTGGCGGCAAACCAGCACGATACAGCCTTTCGAGCGAATACGGTCCTACCGCTCCAAACATTCTCTGGCAGGGAGGTTTATTTGCAGTTATCGCGCAGCAAACAGTGATCGAAGGTAATGTTGTTGTTATGCCGCGGATCCAGAACCTCAGTGACGTTTTGCACGGCACGCTCATAGTCGCTCACGACCTGCAGACCGGAGATACGCTCTGGACCGTTGATTTGCCGGTTGATTTTCCTTATACTGACTGGAGAAATCGGGTTTCTGCGATGCGCGATGGCAGGGTATATGCGACGCGTGCCGGCAATACCAATGCCTCATACATGTATGCCCTGGATACTACAGATGGATCGATCATCTGGCGTTCAGACAGCCTGGTTGATGAAAGCACGACTGAAGGTGTTTCTTTCGCGGAGAACGGTGATTTGATCGTCGGTAACTTCAGCAGCGTCATGCGCATAAATGCTGCTGACGGCACGACAATGTGGAAGACGACACGATACAGTCCCACATCAGGTGGCAGTCAGGCCGCAGTTAGTGGCTATTCAGTCTATGCGTGGGAGGCAAGTGGCTATGGACCGAAGATCTCGGTCTTTGACATCACTACCGGTGGTTTTCTTTACTCAAGCTACGCCATCGGCGGTGGGTTGGCACAACAGGTCTCGCCATTCGTTGGACCAAACGGCCTTGTGTATGCAACCCGAACCCAGAATAATCCGGTGACCGATTCACTCGTTGCCTTTGTTGACATTGACACCGCGCTTGAGAAGATATGGAGCGTACCCCTCGGATACGTACCATTTGCATCCTTTGGCGTAGGACCCGATGGTAGTGTTTACAGTTATTCTACAAACGGCGAGGTGATACGCATCGATCCAACCGGTGCCGTAATCGATACTTCTCAACAAATACTGCTTGACTACCCTGCGCAACCACGAATGGCGATCGGCGCTGATGGGATAATATATGTCACAAATGGCGGTTTTGCCAATGGCGCATTGTATTCCCTTAATCCTAACCTAACCTTGCGCTGGTCTGTGCCGATCGTGAATGTCAATGTCGGCGGTCCGGCAATCGGCAACGGCGGTATCCTGATCGTATGCGGCATTGGCACAGACGTGAGAGCATACGAAGGTGGAACCGGAATTGCAGAGTATGAAGGAGGGAATCTGCAGCACGATTATCTCGAGGTCTCCCCCAATCCTTTTAGGTACTCAGTGACAATTAGATGGTCCATAGTTGCTGATGGGAGTGCAGATAGTGATCACCGCACACAGACATTGCGCGTTTACGATGCAAGCGGTCGGGCAGTAAGGGACCTTTTCGGGCAGATATCTGTCATCGGTCATCAAATATCAGTGCAGTGGGACGGCTGTGACGATCGTGGTATGCCTCTCCCTTATGGCGTCTACTTTATCAATCTCGAAGCAGGTGCTCATAGCGCGACTCAAAAAGTGCTCTTCGTAAAATAGATGAATACGTTATACAAAAGAGCCTTATTCTTAGAATATTTTACAGTAGGCTACAATTTACTTGAAGCCGTTGTATCGATACTTTTTGGCAGCATGGCCAATAGTATCGCCTTAATCGGTTTCGGTCTTGATAGTGTTGTTGAATCGCTGTCTGGCATGGTCCTTGTATGGCGCTTGCGCAAACACGACAAGATCTCGGCCGAGCAGGAGGAAAAGATAGAAAAAAGAGCGCAGATGTTCGTAGCGGCCACTTTTTTCATCCTTGCCGCTTATGTCTTGTATGAATCTTTGAATAAATTGATAAGTCAGGAGATACCAGAACCAAGTTTGCCTGGAATAATTATCGCGATCGTCTCGATAATTGTCATGCCACTGCTGATGGTACAGAAATACCGCATCGGCAAGCAGATCAATAGCAAAGCCCTGATCGCCGACTCCAAGGAAACTCTGGCGTGCGCGTTTCTGTCTGTGGCACTGTTTATCGGTTTAGGTTCTAATTACTTCTTCGGTTTTTGGCAAGCCGATCCCATCGTGGGGCTAGTTATTGTTGTCTTTTTGGTAAAAGAAGGAATAGAAAACTGGCAGGAATCTCGAGAATAACGTACCGCATCTGGTTGACACCACAGGTGAGTTAAATATACTGATAGCATCTTTGAAATTGTCATTGCGAGGGAGTGAAGCGACCGAAGCAATCTCTGGATTGTTTGAAATATCAGGAGATTGCCGCGTCCAGCACTTTTTTAGTTTATTTACATCGACAACGCGCTTTTTTTTGCACACATGTCGCACCTCTGGTATGATGGTGCTGCACTCGCAATGACCGATTAGAGAATTTGTGGAACCATAGGACAAACATGAAAATATTAGTCATTGGAGGTACAAGATTTGTGGGCCGGACATTGGTAGAGAATGCTACCAAACAAGGGCATGATCTTACGCTCTTCAATCGCGGCAAATCCAACCCAGACTTGTTCCCTGATGTTGAGAGAATAGCAGGTGATCGGGACAATGATCTGGAACTGCTAAAAGGCCGCAAATGGGATATCGTAGTAGATACATGCGGTTACGTACCACGTGTGGTCCGGAAGTCTGCAGAGATGCTGAAAGATGCAGTAGATAGGTATGTTTTCATCTCAACATTGAACGTCTATGCCGACTTCAGCAAACCTGGTACTGATGAGGAATCTCCATTAGGCAAGATAAAGGACGAGACAGTTGAGGAAGTGACCGGTGAAACCTACGGACCATTAAAGGTGTTGTGCGAGAATGTGATCAGACAAGTCTATCCTGACAGTTCAATTTTGCTAAGGTGTGGATTGATAGTTGGACCATACGATCCGACCGACCGTTTCACATACTGGCCAGTGCGCGTCCAAAGGGGAGGCGAAATCCTATGCCCCTCCCCCCCAGACATGCAGGTGCAGTTCATTGATGCACGAGACCTTGCGGATTTCATTCTGCATTTGTCAGAGAAACGTGGTTGCGGAGCGTACAACACAACTGGCCCGGCAGATAAATTTAGTATGCAGGAATTCCTCGGGATTTGCAGTACACAAACCGACAGCAAAGCATCTATGACCTGGGTCAGTGAAGGATTCATCACCAGCAACGAAGTCGGCCACATACCGATGTGGACGCCGACAGACTGGCGCGGCATATTTGAGGTAAATTGCATAAAGGCAATGGGTGCAGGCCTGAAATTCAGAAAATCAACTGAAACCATAACGGATACTCTTTCATGGCACGCCACTCGGCCGGTCGACTACGAGATGAAGGTCGGTCTGAAACCTGACAAAGAGAAAGAACTGCTTGCTAAATGGCACGGCGGCATAAAAAAGTAACACTGTCAAAAGAAAAAGCCCGCAATTTCTTTCTCAGCAGGCAGCTCTTAACAGGCAATAAATTCCCAAAAGGCAAAGTCGGTACCCAGCGAATAATAGAACATCTCGGGTATGTTCAAATAGATACGATTAATGTAGTAGAGCGCTCACATCATCTTGTACTACACACGCGCCAACCAGACTACAAACAGTCATTCCTCCATGACCTACAGGCAAAAGACCGGAAGATATTCGAATACTGGGCACATGCCGCATCCTATGTACCCATGAAAGATTACCGTTATTACCTACCAGCGATAAAGAGGAAACCCAAACCCGGTTCCTGGTTTGACCAATGGACAAAGAAAAATCCGAATCTGGTCAAACAAGTCAAGCGGCGGATAGAAAAAGAGGGCCCGTTGGCACCAAGTGACTTCGGTGATGTTGAAAACAGGAAACGCGGACCCTGGTGGGATTGGAAACCGGCAAAATCGGCACTCGAGGTTCTCTTCTGGAGAGGCGATTTGATGATCACGGAACGCCGTAATTTCCAACGCGTCTACGACCTGACCGAAAGGGTGTTGCCAAAACACGTGGATAATACAATGCCTACAGCACTGGAGGAGAAGGAGTTCTTCGTCCGCAGGGCGCTCAGTGCGCTCGGTATCGCGACGATCGGCGATATAAACAGGTACATCGGTATCAGCGGGAAACTAAATAAATGGCTGAGCAGCATGCATGAGAGGGGTGAAATAGATGAAATTGAAATCACCGGGTCAGGTAAACCTTATTATGTGCTGACAAGGGATTTAGAAAAAATAACGCACAAATCAGAGTCCATCGATGATCTTGTGCACCTCCTCTCCCCTTTTGACAACACAATCATCCTGCGTGACCGCACCCAGGCGCTGTTCGATTTCGATTATAGTCTTGAGTGCTACGTTCCAAAGCCAAAAAGGAAATACGGATATTTCAGTCTGCCGATCTTATGGCACAATCAACTCGTGGGCAGGGTCGACCCAAAGGCTGACCGTTCACGTAAAGTGCTGTTGATTCAAAACCTGCATATAGAAAAGTATATTGATGACCAGGATGTATTTTTCAAAGTCCTTGCCACTGCGATAAATGACTTCGCAAGATTTAATAAGTGTGAGCACGTTGAGATGAATACTAAAATACCATCCAGTATCAAACGCAAGATGTCATCACGGCTGTCATAGATGCAATGACATTTCGAATTTGGAAATGCGAATTGCGAATTTAACAAAAGACGTTAGTTTCGTTTGGTTCGTTAATTTCGTTATTCTCGCTAATTTCGTCAATCCCGCTGGAAACACTCAGAACATGGATACGATGTAGGAGGTGTATTCTCGATGCGTTCCTTACGTCACTTACTCGCCTGTCTCGAACACGGTGAGAGGAACAGTAACCACCTTATTCTTCGAGCATGTCGAGAAGATATATTAGGAAGTTCAACAAGGAGATTGCCGCGTCGCTTCACTCCTCGCAATGACAGACTTAGCATAGCGTGATGCGTCCGTCCTGGATTCCCCGGTTAAACCGGAGAATGACACCGGCAACTGTGGTTTCGTTACCGCTCAACTTTAGATGATGATTGCAGACGAATGCGATCTACGAACAACGAGTACGTTACTTGTGTGTTCCACAGGTGGTGCAACTCGAAGAACTGCAGGTATTACAGCCAGAGCTGCCTTTGGCTCCTTTGACCTGCACGGTGGTGAAAACCTGGCAGAGTGAGGAACTCTTGCACTCGGGGCACTTCACCTTGCTCTTTCCCGAAATGCTGGTGAATTCCTCGAATTCCTTTCCGCACTTCTTGCATTTGAACTCATAAGTTGGCATACACTATTATAATTCCAGGGAAGTGAAAGTCAAGACGACTTATACAAGAACGTTATTTTCGTTAATTTCGCTAATCTCGTTAGTCTCGCTAGTTTCGTTAATTTCGCCAATACCGCTACTTTCGTTGGTCTCGTTAATGTCGTTAGTATCGCTGAGAACTTGATACTCGATTCCTGATTCTTGCTGTTCCGGATTCGGAGATACTAGATATAACAAACGTTGATCGAAGGAAATCGTCCTACTTATTGATTCCCTTCCTTTGCGATAGGGGATCGACTCATTATTCATTCACCCCCACCTTTATCCTCCCCCATCAAGGGGAGGCAGGTTAGTAAATGATAGGGGATCTACTCACTATTCATTCACCTCCCTTTGATGGGAGGGGATCAT containing:
- a CDS encoding PQQ-binding-like beta-propeller repeat protein, which translates into the protein MKNHKLRKLHRIYPLTLCLFMLVNLVAADDWTVGVGGKPARYSLSSEYGPTAPNILWQGGLFAVIAQQTVIEGNVVVMPRIQNLSDVLHGTLIVAHDLQTGDTLWTVDLPVDFPYTDWRNRVSAMRDGRVYATRAGNTNASYMYALDTTDGSIIWRSDSLVDESTTEGVSFAENGDLIVGNFSSVMRINAADGTTMWKTTRYSPTSGGSQAAVSGYSVYAWEASGYGPKISVFDITTGGFLYSSYAIGGGLAQQVSPFVGPNGLVYATRTQNNPVTDSLVAFVDIDTALEKIWSVPLGYVPFASFGVGPDGSVYSYSTNGEVIRIDPTGAVIDTSQQILLDYPAQPRMAIGADGIIYVTNGGFANGALYSLNPNLTLRWSVPIVNVNVGGPAIGNGGILIVCGIGTDVRAYEGGTGIAEYEGGNLQHDYLEVSPNPFRYSVTIRWSIVADGSADSDHRTQTLRVYDASGRAVRDLFGQISVIGHQISVQWDGCDDRGMPLPYGVYFINLEAGAHSATQKVLFVK
- a CDS encoding DUF2007 domain-containing protein — encoded protein: MTEDIEFIEILQTTDPTEIEVIKSILKNADIKYYFKGQALGRIFPTMNKPVRLMVEKERFEEAKELLKGHGTE
- a CDS encoding zinc ribbon domain-containing protein, which encodes MPTYEFKCKKCGKEFEEFTSISGKSKVKCPECKSSSLCQVFTTVQVKGAKGSSGCNTCSSSSCTTCGTHK
- a CDS encoding nitronate monooxygenase family protein; the protein is MAQNSFVLLDKVWQKGKEFLGVKKPIISGGMTWLSDHKLAKAVSDCGAFPVIAAGNMTPEELEHEIDACVKTLKTPFAVNLITIAPNYRAHCDLILNKNVQYVIFAGSFPRKIDIREMKKQGIKTLSFASERTIAARQIDYGVDALILEGSEAGGHIGYVSLIILLQQVLFQFRDFPIFVAGGLADGRLMAYLLLMGAYGCQFGSLFVCSDECNAHPKFKEAFIRARARQAMATPQYDSRLPVVAVRAIKNRATDEFGKLQYSLLQQLEKGEITRDKAQYEVEKFWVGSLRKAVIDGDVDFGSLMAGQSVGLINEIKPIREIIERLMQDAEGELQRLATLFDRFK
- a CDS encoding winged helix DNA-binding domain-containing protein; this encodes MARRHKKVTLSKEKARNFFLSRQLLTGNKFPKGKVGTQRIIEHLGYVQIDTINVVERSHHLVLHTRQPDYKQSFLHDLQAKDRKIFEYWAHAASYVPMKDYRYYLPAIKRKPKPGSWFDQWTKKNPNLVKQVKRRIEKEGPLAPSDFGDVENRKRGPWWDWKPAKSALEVLFWRGDLMITERRNFQRVYDLTERVLPKHVDNTMPTALEEKEFFVRRALSALGIATIGDINRYIGISGKLNKWLSSMHERGEIDEIEITGSGKPYYVLTRDLEKITHKSESIDDLVHLLSPFDNTIILRDRTQALFDFDYSLECYVPKPKRKYGYFSLPILWHNQLVGRVDPKADRSRKVLLIQNLHIEKYIDDQDVFFKVLATAINDFARFNKCEHVEMNTKIPSSIKRKMSSRLS
- a CDS encoding NAD-dependent epimerase/dehydratase family protein; the protein is MKILVIGGTRFVGRTLVENATKQGHDLTLFNRGKSNPDLFPDVERIAGDRDNDLELLKGRKWDIVVDTCGYVPRVVRKSAEMLKDAVDRYVFISTLNVYADFSKPGTDEESPLGKIKDETVEEVTGETYGPLKVLCENVIRQVYPDSSILLRCGLIVGPYDPTDRFTYWPVRVQRGGEILCPSPPDMQVQFIDARDLADFILHLSEKRGCGAYNTTGPADKFSMQEFLGICSTQTDSKASMTWVSEGFITSNEVGHIPMWTPTDWRGIFEVNCIKAMGAGLKFRKSTETITDTLSWHATRPVDYEMKVGLKPDKEKELLAKWHGGIKK
- a CDS encoding cation diffusion facilitator family transporter, producing MNTLYKRALFLEYFTVGYNLLEAVVSILFGSMANSIALIGFGLDSVVESLSGMVLVWRLRKHDKISAEQEEKIEKRAQMFVAATFFILAAYVLYESLNKLISQEIPEPSLPGIIIAIVSIIVMPLLMVQKYRIGKQINSKALIADSKETLACAFLSVALFIGLGSNYFFGFWQADPIVGLVIVVFLVKEGIENWQESRE